Proteins from a genomic interval of Pedosphaera parvula Ellin514:
- a CDS encoding type II secretion system protein, with product MKTKVITDQFSRGDDLRDDRSPAERREKKQQGFTLIELLVVIAIIAILAGLLLPALAKAKIKAQAIQCVNNEKQLTLGWIMYAGDNSDKLVPNGELSNQPGAYTDNSLQPGGANSQWCPGNMTGPSAVDTNWIQVGLLFPYVNNFTLYKCPADRSVFPYNTSYGKPRVRSMSMNCWMNPIRSWNSIKGYSGANALNVFTKQAMINSPSTSQAFVFIDENPSTVDDSFFVSDPNQVNHWVNAPATYHNNAGGISFADGHAEIKRWRDANLLTKPGNDIAADAPTGDCKWLQDRASSVQ from the coding sequence ATGAAAACAAAAGTCATAACCGATCAGTTTTCCCGCGGAGATGATTTGCGGGACGACCGGTCTCCTGCGGAGCGGAGGGAAAAGAAGCAACAGGGTTTTACCTTGATAGAATTATTGGTGGTGATTGCCATCATCGCCATTTTGGCAGGCTTGTTGTTACCCGCCCTGGCCAAGGCCAAGATCAAGGCCCAAGCCATTCAGTGTGTCAACAACGAGAAGCAGTTGACGCTCGGCTGGATCATGTATGCCGGTGACAATAGTGATAAGCTCGTTCCCAACGGGGAACTCAGCAACCAGCCAGGCGCCTATACCGATAACAGCCTGCAGCCGGGGGGCGCCAATTCCCAATGGTGCCCGGGGAATATGACGGGGCCAAGTGCGGTGGATACGAATTGGATACAGGTGGGGCTGCTATTCCCTTATGTGAATAATTTTACTCTCTACAAATGTCCAGCAGATCGCAGTGTTTTTCCTTATAACACCAGCTATGGAAAGCCAAGGGTTCGCAGCATGTCGATGAATTGTTGGATGAACCCGATCAGGAGTTGGAATTCAATCAAGGGTTACAGCGGCGCCAATGCGCTCAACGTTTTTACGAAGCAGGCGATGATTAATTCGCCCAGCACCTCGCAAGCTTTTGTCTTCATCGATGAAAATCCGAGCACGGTGGACGACAGTTTTTTTGTCAGTGATCCGAACCAGGTCAACCATTGGGTCAATGCGCCGGCCACCTACCACAATAATGCCGGGGGCATTTCGTTTGCTGACGGGCATGCTGAGATCAAGCGCTGGCGTGATGCGAACCTGTTAACCAAGCCGGGAAATGATATCGCGGCTGACGCGCCAACTGGTGATTGCAAATGGCTGCAGGACCGGGCGAGCAGTGTTCAATAA